In Corticium candelabrum chromosome 1, ooCorCand1.1, whole genome shotgun sequence, the genomic stretch GACATAATTGATTAAAATATAGTATAATAGTAAAGTAAGTGGACATTTGCGGATATCACAATGCAGTTCTAGACACCTACACCTACGCAAGAAGACAttaataacacacacacacacacacacacacacacacacacacacacacacacacacacacacacacacacacacacacaccacacacacacacacacacacacacacacacgcacacacacacacacacacacacacacacacacacacacaggcacgcactGTCGCATACGTTTCAGCTCAATGCACAGTCAAAGTACATACCTATATGTATAATTTACTAtcatttatgttaattaattgtaccTTCCAATCATTCATTTTTGCCAAACGTCCTGGTAGCTTTGTGATTTCAACTGGCAGCCTGGGCATGGCAATGTCCAATGTAACAATCATAACCACTGCTCTTCTCGGCAAACCAGATTTGCATTATCACTTTCAAACACCTACGATGCATGTAATCATGAAAACTTGCTTCACAACACCAATCTTATATTCAGAATTAAGATGGTCCAATTCTCTTGACACTTTTCACTATACAGAATACAGCAAACATACCGTATAACTTGGAATCATGCGTGGTACTTAAGCAgagaaatatacatacaaacattgtCATTAATGTTAATGTTCATGTTAATGGTATATTTCCATCAGACCAGTTTATTCAGGTGTAGTTCCCTCTAAGGGCTGGGGTACACAAACACTGAATACAGAAACACgaactacacaacacacatggcCCTAGGGAAATGTGTGCCCCTCAACCTAATAGGTTGAAGAGGCACCATTTGCCTAGGAGCGTGGCTCAGCAAACAAGGCTAAatgtgttattaattattcATATATGGTACACAGTAAAAACAGTAAACCAACATTATTGCTATATAGTGTTAGCAAGTGTGTCATATCAATGTTATCGGTTTCTACGTCACTCATCCCTAAATATTAGCAGATCACTCAACCGGTACATGGATAAAGTTGAATAAATATTGGCCAAAATCAAGCTTAGGTAAAATATTGGAGGGCCACACGCCCTCTCCGGTCAGATGAATATCATCCCATTCGTTACCCAAAGCAGCTGTAGCACTAACTGCAACAGATTGATTGGCTCTCAGAGTCAGTTCTTCTTCCTGGTTTCCAAACACTGCTGTGTGCCCCTTGTGTTGCAACAGACTTTCCCTCAATCTCACAATCAGTGCAACCATGTCAACCTTCAAACTGGTTGAAAACCTAATAAATGTCTGGGCAGAAAGACCTAGCACAAAATAAAAGACTTGGCCAGCACAAAGATGTTCTGTAGTCTTGATGGAGTCAAATCCTACCCTAGAAATAATACTTACAAATTCCACTGtaaaataaaattgaatattgtCAAGCATGTACGTATCATACTTGTATGCCTTATAGTCTTATTACTATTTGCCATGACAGATGAATATATTGTTCTCATTCGCATTCGAGTACTGCATTGTGGTATGCTATCATTTCAGTTACCTTTGACAGTTGGCTCAGTTGATCAATGAAAAGTTTCAAGAACCAATGCGTTGCACCTTTCCACTGCCACATTTGAGACTAAACAACAGCATATATTTTTCCAACTTCTACAACAAAAGAGGAAACTAATCAACTAAAACCATATTGTGGCACAAATTTGACAAGCTCTCCCATTGCCTTGGTTTAGGTAGAACCTTGTTTATCTCTGTAACTACATTATCCGTAAACGTTTCTGTAGTGCCTGTATTGAAAGTTCAACATCTTCAATGTTTAATCCAATCGTCAAGTTTAAAATGAACATTGTATAACCTTTCAGGTACAGTACAAATGCTTGTAAAATTCACCATAATATACATCTGTCAGATAGACATTCCTAAGTCCTATAGGCATGTCCTTCACCAATCTGTTGTAAAATTTGGGTCATctccaacacaacacaaaatttaacAAGCAACAATTACTCACTCAAAACTGTACTGTCAAATGCTATCATCAACAATATCTAGACTCTACTAATGTACTGATTTGTCCAATAAATAGAAAAAAGAACAACTGCTACAAGACaagaaataatataataattcaGAACTGAAGTATAAATTACCTCTAATGAGAGCCTGGGAACATTATTTGAACAGGAAGCTACATAAACTTCAGTGTGCCCTCTTTTGTCGTCAACTGACAAACATTAGTTGGACACTCAATTAATGAAGATccaacaagacaacaacacaatggACATACAGTAAACTAAAAGGTGTGTTACAATATCAACAGTCTCAgaatcaataataattatattattatatttttatattttaatagtaTTTTGCTGTGTACATGCAAATGATATAGAGAAGTTGCTGCAGAAACTGCGGAAGCTAGCAAAGACGTTTTGTCACACTGATAGAGTTAGAGCAGCTGGTGGCATCTTTCATCCActtgctgtggaaactctTGGTCTCTGGACACCATGCAGTCTCAAGATTCTACACTCCACAGCATCGAGAATTTCTGCAATGAGTCACATGACGTTTTAAAGTCTAAACAACTTAATACAACAATTGTCTGTCAAATTATGGTCATATAATGCTAGATTGGTTTTACCTTTGAATTTAGAGATAGTGTATGTATGCCTATTACATACTTGAACATTACCACCCAAATCCCAACAATGTAAGTAGGCATGTCCCAACTATACTATAGACATAAAACATAAATatgaattaataaatatatagtTAGTAACTCTTAAACAAAAAtcacactcacacttatcTAAATATTCTTACGTAAAATCCTAAAAATAAGCacaattttaaaaagtttagtattaattatttatttattcttttgACCATTAGTAGTTATTGAACTGTTCAGTTGACCTCCACAGCACTAGCTCTATATATAACTTTACAGTATGAGTCTACACTTGGCCTTCGGTCTCAAAGAGATACGACCTAGATAAAGtccaatttaattaatttatctaattaatattGGCACTAACCTTCAGCTCCATCGCCTACAGTTGATTTACCTATGCAACATTGTCTACCTACTAAGACATACACTCTCACACATCAACGAGTCTCACTCTCCTCGTCGTTCCCTTGTCGAGATGAGAATCCTGGAACGAAGAGGACGGCCGCTGACAACAATTCTAATCATACGAGTTCTTGACAAAGACATGCAGACTTCTCAGCATAGTGCCTCTCCTATGCGATGAACGTGAATGCAGCAGCTTGTCCGACTGTTTGAATCAAATAcgtttagcgtgcgttaagaAGAGCCCGCGAAATTAGACATTGGCGGCAAGTCACCCTTGCAGTCACCAGTGATCAACAGCCGTCTTTGAAATGTTGGCTACAAGCAGAGCAACCGAAGATACTAAGGTTACATCAACCTCGCAGCTGCCTTGCAGGCACGAAGAACAGCAGTATCTCGATCTCATTCGCAACATTATGGATCACGGCAACAGGAAAGCTGATCGCACGAGAGTAGGAACGCACTCTATTTTTGGTGCACAAATGAGGTTCAGCCTTCGGAACACCTTTCCCCTTCTGACAACAAAACGAGTGTTTTGGAGGGGCGTGGTCGAAGAGCTGGTTTGGTTTATTCGAGGAAGTACCAATGCAAAAGAGCTCAGCGATAGAAACGTTAAAATATGGGATGCTAACGGATCTCGGGATTTTCTAGATTGTTTAGGAATGAAGGACAGGGAGGAAGGAGATTTGGGCCCAATTTATGGCTTTCAGTGGAGACACTTTGGTGCAGAGTATAAGGATATGTATGCTGATTATAAGGACCAAGGCGTGGACCAATTGACTGAGGTCATAAAGAAGATTAAGGCTAATCCTGACGACAGAAGAATTATAATGGTAGCTTGGAATCCAATAGGTAAATTTTTTAttggtcatcatcatcatcattatcatcatcctgtgtttgtttgtgtgtgtgtgtgtgtgtgtgtgtgtgtgtgtgtgtgtgtgtgtgtgtgtgtgtgtgtgtgtgtgtgtgtgtgtgtgtgtgtgtgtgtgtgtgtgtgtgtgcatgtatggatgagagtgtgtgtgtctggtctTGGTGGGTGGGTACTAGTATGTGCATGGGTTTGGTGAGTAGGCTGTCATGTGGTAGGTGAGAGTAAATTGGTAGATGGTACATGAGTGTGTGGGTGTACATGAGTGATGGGTGCTACAAATGAGTAGGTAGGTGATACATGAGTGGGTGGGTCTTCATAAGTGGGTGGGTGTTCATGAGTGGGTGGTACATGAGTGATTGGTACATGAGTGGGAGGGTGGTAcatgagtgggtgggtggtacatgagtgggtgggtggtacatgagtgggtgggtggtacatgagtgggtgggtggtacatgagtgggtgggtggtacatgagtgggtgggtggtacatgagtgggtgggtggtacatgagtgggtgggtggtacatgagtgggtgggtgatacatgagtgggtgggtgatacatgagtgggtgggtggaaCATGATCAGAATAGTGAACAGAGCTAGCAACGTAATTAAGCATAGAGAATATCCGACCATTACAGCAACTTAGAACAACACGTTAATTTGAGAAAATTGTTTAGATAGTCTACGcttgggtgggtgagtgagtgagtggttgtgtgtgtgtgtgtgtgtgtgtgtgtgtgtgtgtgtgtgtgtgtgtgtgtgtgtgtgtgtgtgtgtgtgtgtgtgtgtgtgtgtgtgtgtgtgtgtgtgtgtgtgtgtcattgggTTGGGTGGTGAGTGAGTGATTATGTaggtgcatgtttgtgtgcaaGCAATCACATTGCTCAATTTTGCAGAATAGATTTTTATGTACATTAGAACATGtacatcagcagcagcaccactGGTTTTACTACCTAAGAAACCTGTTCTGACAACAATAGAGTAGTTGCAGTAGAAATAATGATTATttttacacatgcacatgcacatgcttTTGTCAAATAGCTTAGATTTGTCATCAGTAGTCCAATTCTTCTGTTTCTAGATATTTTCATGATGCATTTTGAGCTGAACATTTTTTGAGAATCTAAATccaatattttatttaattgacAACTTGTATTCTTGCCAATCTATTGTTTGCTCACATTTACCTGAATTATGGATGTACCCAAGTTGTGGTAGACATGAAATTTTTGCAGTCtgatataaattttaataGTTGCTTACTGCATTTAATGGCCATCAATGTAAATGCTTGTTTCATTTCATTGATGGTGAACAACTTGGCTCAGATCTTAGTTCTGTTTTGTCTCGCAGATTGCACAAAAGAGCCCTTTTAAGATTCAAATTGTATATGTATACTCATGTCATATGTATAGTAATTCTTGGCTGTGTATATCATAGCTCTATAATATCTTGCAACCATGAAAATGAGAGTCTCTTGTATTGCAAAAGTTAGTTTTTGGATCATAAACGAGCtgaatgcgtttgatggttgcaAAACTATTACAATATATTACTACGAGTTTGTGAAATACAATTTTATTAAGAGTGGATTCCATTGCATGCAAAGCATTCAGTAAACACTGAAACACACACCCAATGGTAGGTATTGGAAGAATTTCATTGGCATCCACCAGTTTGATATTTTTGACTTAGGTTTTGTGAAGTCTTGCTAATACTGATTGTTTGAAACACATCAAGATGTAGCTAGAAGCTGATTGAATTCTATATACATGCAACCTTGAATTGTAAATTTGGTGCACTCACTGGAACTATAGCTGACATTACATTACTGCATGTCAATTAGGTTAGTTTGTTTCAGTTGCAATATAGAGTATGCTGACATTGCATTACTGCATGTCAATCAGGTTAGTCTGTTCCAGTTGCAATATAGAGTATGCTTGTTATTGTGATTTGCGTTGCTGACATGAAAAAACCGGATCGTTGCAGACATTCCTTTGATGGCATTACCTCCTTGCCATGCACTCTGTCAGTTCTATGTCAGTGATGGAGAGCTATCTTGTCAAATGTATCAAAGATCGGCTGACATGGTATGTTGCAACCAGATTtatagtacagtatatatacatgtacttacCACTGCACAGGGATTAGGTGTTCCATTCAACATCGCCAGCTACTCCTTACTGACGTGCATGATAGCTCACGTGTGTGATCTCAAGGTAACAGTTTGTCCACAAATTTTCAGTTGTTATGCTGTTatgttttatttaattttttagccAGGTGACTTTGTGCACACACTGGGTGATGCCCACGTGTATCTGAATCATTTTGATGCTCTTGGAGAACAGGTTGGACCCTTAGACTCTGTTCAATGCTCTCTGTGTTTCAATTATAGCCACTTTGCGTTTTCAGCTGACAAGAGAACCAAGACCTTTCCCAACTTTGCACATCAAGAGGAAAGTTACCGACATAAATAATTTCCAGTACGAGGACTTCCTCTTGGAGAACTACCATCCATATCCAAAGATCAGTATGAAAATGGCAGTGTGACTGTTCTAGTCCTTCCCAAAATCTAGGATGTACGTGTGCGAATCTTTATCATATGTCACTTGATGAACAGACTGTCACATTATTAGTTGTGCATTGCTACCTCACTCTTTGAAGTCCTAATTAAAGAGCACGTGTAGACGTACAATGGCTATTGATAACCTTTACTTTTGTTTTAAGACAACCATGTCCTATAATCTGATGATGAGAATGACTTGTTCTGTCACTGCTGTGTGAGATTTTAAATTCTTAGCTGACAAGATAGTGTGATTTGTTAAAACAATGAGGCACAAATTTAATGGATTCTTGCATGCCTGACATGTAGGCAAAGTATCTCCCACTTTGTTAAGATAGCTGCTAGCCAGTCTGCCGTCTGTCTCATTCAAGCTACCAAAGTCAACAAACTCCTTTGACGTTCTATTTCTGCAATATGATAGTGGTCAGTATGAGTTGTCTGAAGGCAACAGAGCAACTACAATAAGCCGAGTTCAAGTCATGATGTTTCATTGTGTAAAGCCTAATTCAATTCTCCAGCATGAGAAATGATTAACACAGGGCATCAAGAATTCTATCGTCCAAAGGAATTAACTGCACCCAGTCTGTTTACACTACCATAGCCTGACGATGACAGTTCACAGTGACATAGTCTCCAAACATGTTTGCAACAGATCATGCACACAATGTTCCAATCACAGAGCTATTGCACCAAAGAGGCCATGACCCTCCAATGATTTTCTTCCCAATGCAATAAAGTGTGATTAGCTGTTTTGCACAAGATTGTG encodes the following:
- the LOC134179012 gene encoding thymidylate synthase-like isoform X1 → MLATSRATEDTKVTSTSQLPCRHEEQQYLDLIRNIMDHGNRKADRTRVGTHSIFGAQMRFSLRNTFPLLTTKRVFWRGVVEELVWFIRGSTNAKELSDRNVKIWDANGSRDFLDCLGMKDREEGDLGPIYGFQWRHFGAEYKDMYADYKDQGVDQLTEVIKKIKANPDDRRIIMVAWNPIDIPLMALPPCHALCQFYVSDGELSCQMYQRSADMVCCNQIYSTVYIHVLTTAQGLGVPFNIASYSLLTCMIAHVCDLKPGDFVHTLGDAHVYLNHFDALGEQLTREPRPFPTLHIKRKVTDINNFQYEDFLLENYHPYPKISMKMAV
- the LOC134179012 gene encoding thymidylate synthase-like isoform X2, with translation MLATSRATEDTKVTSTSQLPCRHEEQQYLDLIRNIMDHGNRKADRTRVGTHSIFGAQMRFSLRNTFPLLTTKRVFWRGVVEELVWFIRGSTNAKELSDRNVKIWDANGSRDFLDCLGMKDREEGDLGPIYGFQWRHFGAEYKDMYADYKDQGVDQLTEVIKKIKANPDDRRIIMVAWNPIDIPLMALPPCHALCQFYVSDGELSCQMYQRSADMGLGVPFNIASYSLLTCMIAHVCDLKPGDFVHTLGDAHVYLNHFDALGEQLTREPRPFPTLHIKRKVTDINNFQYEDFLLENYHPYPKISMKMAV